A part of Oryctolagus cuniculus chromosome 15, mOryCun1.1, whole genome shotgun sequence genomic DNA contains:
- the TBATA gene encoding protein TBATA isoform X5, whose product MATEVTAQLAEHPLPSPRLSRDESRLEQETQGPGQRSPQRAQGQRALLSISRVHLYSCRGTPSSQGRQQGVQTAISPKAELKAEKKPGHRPRSQGDGGPQRELVIPGVVDFELIPETVTTPKPQTPGSYRFGRLSHHSFFSRHHPHPQHVTHIQDLTGKPVCVVRDEFSMAPLPESTPLSRCLMGMPTISSPIGDPQSNRNPQLPSEAWKRELKELSSRVATFTKENELKTQEQKEEPLREQGAKYSAETGRLIPASAQAVGRRSSRQRSHRAGRDGGVQGFLLQDQDLLVLELLCQILQTDSLSAIQFWLLYAPPKEKDLALGLLQTAVAQLLPQPLVSIPAEKLLHQLQEVQEPPPQEKPQPASSQSPKKMKTPPLPKSEKPEYIGKAQVLRMPLSLDKGEKPSEAKAGS is encoded by the exons ATGGCTACGGAAGTGACGGCTCAGCTGGCTGAACACCCACTGCCGAG tccCAGACTCTCTAGAGACGAATCGAGACTGGAACAGGAAACCCAGGGGCCGGGCCAGCGGAGTCCCCAGAGGGCCCAGGGGCAGCGAGCGCTGCTTAGCATATCCAGAGTCCATCTGTACTCCTGCAGAGGGACACCCTCCAGCCAGGGCCGCCAGCAGGGAGTGCAGACAGCCATCAG TCCAAAGGCTGAGCTGAAAGCCGAGAAGAAGCCAGGCCACAGGCCACGGAGCCAGGGGGACGgagggccacagagagagctggtgATCCCAGGAGTCGTGGATTTTGAGCTGATCCCGGAGACGGTGACGACCCCCAAGCCCCAAACCCCTGGCTCCTACCGCTTTGGCCGCCTCAGCCACCACTCCTTCTTCTCCCGGCACCACCCTCACCCTCAGCACGTGACCCACATCCAAG ATCTAACCGGGAAGCCCGTCTGTGTCGTCAGGGACGAGTTCTCTATGGCACCCTTGCCTGAGTCCACACCCTTGTCTCGCTGTCTGATGGGGATGCCCACCATCTCCAGCCCCATCGGAGACCCCCAGTCCAACCGGAACCCTCAGCTTCCTTCTG aggcctggaagagggaactCAAGGAGCTGTCTTCCCGGGTGGCCACCTTCACCAAGGAGAATGAGCTGAAGACCCAAGAG cagaaggaagagcctcTGCGGGAGCAGGGGGCAAAGTACTCGGCCGAGACGGGTAGGCTCATCCCGGCTTCCGCCCAAGCTGTTGGCCGCCGCAGCTCCCGCCAGCGGAGCCACCGCGCGGGCAGAGATGGAGGAGTGCAAGGCTTCCTCCTGCAGGATCAGGATCTGCTG GTCCTGGAGCTCCTTTGTCAGATCCTGCAGACAGACTCGCTGAGCGCCAtccagttctggctactctacgCTCCCCCCAAGG AGAAAGACCTGGCTCTAGGACTCCTACAGACAGCGGTGGCTCAGCTCCTCCCTCAGCCTCTGGTCTCCATCCCAGCAGAAAAGCTCCTGCACCAGCTCCAAGAAGTCCAAGAACCACCACCACAAGAGAAGCCGCAGCCAGCTTCCAG TCAATCCCCGAAGAAAATGAAGACCCCACCTCTACCCAAAAGCGAAAAGCCAG agtaCATCGGGAAAGCGCAGGTCCTGCGGATGCCCTTGAGCCTGGACAAAGGCGAAAAACCATCAGAGGcaaaagcagggagctga
- the TBATA gene encoding protein TBATA isoform X7, translating into MATEVTAQLAEHPLPSPKAELKAEKKPGHRPRSQGDGGPQRELVIPGVVDFELIPETVTTPKPQTPGSYRFGRLSHHSFFSRHHPHPQHVTHIQDLTGKPVCVVRDEFSMAPLPESTPLSRCLMGMPTISSPIGDPQSNRNPQLPSEAWKRELKELSSRVATFTKENELKTQEKEEPLREQGAKYSAETGRLIPASAQAVGRRSSRQRSHRAGRDGGVQGFLLQDQDLLVLELLCQILQTDSLSAIQFWLLYAPPKEKDLALGLLQTAVAQLLPQPLVSIPAEKLLHQLQEVQEPPPQEKPQPASSQSPKKMKTPPLPKSEKPEYIGKAQVLRMPLSLDKGEKPSEAKAGS; encoded by the exons ATGGCTACGGAAGTGACGGCTCAGCTGGCTGAACACCCACTGCCGAG TCCAAAGGCTGAGCTGAAAGCCGAGAAGAAGCCAGGCCACAGGCCACGGAGCCAGGGGGACGgagggccacagagagagctggtgATCCCAGGAGTCGTGGATTTTGAGCTGATCCCGGAGACGGTGACGACCCCCAAGCCCCAAACCCCTGGCTCCTACCGCTTTGGCCGCCTCAGCCACCACTCCTTCTTCTCCCGGCACCACCCTCACCCTCAGCACGTGACCCACATCCAAG ATCTAACCGGGAAGCCCGTCTGTGTCGTCAGGGACGAGTTCTCTATGGCACCCTTGCCTGAGTCCACACCCTTGTCTCGCTGTCTGATGGGGATGCCCACCATCTCCAGCCCCATCGGAGACCCCCAGTCCAACCGGAACCCTCAGCTTCCTTCTG aggcctggaagagggaactCAAGGAGCTGTCTTCCCGGGTGGCCACCTTCACCAAGGAGAATGAGCTGAAGACCCAAGAG aaggaagagcctcTGCGGGAGCAGGGGGCAAAGTACTCGGCCGAGACGGGTAGGCTCATCCCGGCTTCCGCCCAAGCTGTTGGCCGCCGCAGCTCCCGCCAGCGGAGCCACCGCGCGGGCAGAGATGGAGGAGTGCAAGGCTTCCTCCTGCAGGATCAGGATCTGCTG GTCCTGGAGCTCCTTTGTCAGATCCTGCAGACAGACTCGCTGAGCGCCAtccagttctggctactctacgCTCCCCCCAAGG AGAAAGACCTGGCTCTAGGACTCCTACAGACAGCGGTGGCTCAGCTCCTCCCTCAGCCTCTGGTCTCCATCCCAGCAGAAAAGCTCCTGCACCAGCTCCAAGAAGTCCAAGAACCACCACCACAAGAGAAGCCGCAGCCAGCTTCCAG TCAATCCCCGAAGAAAATGAAGACCCCACCTCTACCCAAAAGCGAAAAGCCAG agtaCATCGGGAAAGCGCAGGTCCTGCGGATGCCCTTGAGCCTGGACAAAGGCGAAAAACCATCAGAGGcaaaagcagggagctga
- the TBATA gene encoding protein TBATA isoform X1, whose translation MATEVTAQLAEHPLPSPRLSRDESRLEQETQGPGQRSPQRAQGQRALLSISRVHLYSCRGTPSSQGRQQGVQTAISPKAELKAEKKPGHRPRSQGDGGPQRELVIPGVVDFELIPETVTTPKPQTPGSYRFGRLSHHSFFSRHHPHPQHVTHIQDLTGKPVCVVRDEFSMAPLPESTPLSRCLMGMPTISSPIGDPQSNRNPQLPSEAWKRELKELSSRVATFTKENELKTQEQKEEPLREQGAKYSAETGRLIPASAQAVGRRSSRQRSHRAGRDGGVQGFLLQDQDLLRDLASPGIRFSGPVGRGHRAGLQGLHLPPWAPSPTRRSPRHPKKAGLGSPHSPSEPELDLFLMLLGWRAQGKLSPEVAKTPQEEEDAARRESHAGHLAAAAAHPEPQAAQWGSPTSPLTAPDSGSSRVGRPEGVLRSPQQGPSHMGLGPGAPLSDPADRLAERHPVLATLRSPQGERPGSRTPTDSGGSAPPSASGLHPSRKAPAPAPRSPRTTTTREAAASFQSIPEENEDPTSTQKRKARVHRESAGPADALEPGQRRKTIRGKSRELRSAEPSKAPWPAWHQGSSQVWENFGPNRFNSSS comes from the exons ATGGCTACGGAAGTGACGGCTCAGCTGGCTGAACACCCACTGCCGAG tccCAGACTCTCTAGAGACGAATCGAGACTGGAACAGGAAACCCAGGGGCCGGGCCAGCGGAGTCCCCAGAGGGCCCAGGGGCAGCGAGCGCTGCTTAGCATATCCAGAGTCCATCTGTACTCCTGCAGAGGGACACCCTCCAGCCAGGGCCGCCAGCAGGGAGTGCAGACAGCCATCAG TCCAAAGGCTGAGCTGAAAGCCGAGAAGAAGCCAGGCCACAGGCCACGGAGCCAGGGGGACGgagggccacagagagagctggtgATCCCAGGAGTCGTGGATTTTGAGCTGATCCCGGAGACGGTGACGACCCCCAAGCCCCAAACCCCTGGCTCCTACCGCTTTGGCCGCCTCAGCCACCACTCCTTCTTCTCCCGGCACCACCCTCACCCTCAGCACGTGACCCACATCCAAG ATCTAACCGGGAAGCCCGTCTGTGTCGTCAGGGACGAGTTCTCTATGGCACCCTTGCCTGAGTCCACACCCTTGTCTCGCTGTCTGATGGGGATGCCCACCATCTCCAGCCCCATCGGAGACCCCCAGTCCAACCGGAACCCTCAGCTTCCTTCTG aggcctggaagagggaactCAAGGAGCTGTCTTCCCGGGTGGCCACCTTCACCAAGGAGAATGAGCTGAAGACCCAAGAG cagaaggaagagcctcTGCGGGAGCAGGGGGCAAAGTACTCGGCCGAGACGGGTAGGCTCATCCCGGCTTCCGCCCAAGCTGTTGGCCGCCGCAGCTCCCGCCAGCGGAGCCACCGCGCGGGCAGAGATGGAGGAGTGCAAGGCTTCCTCCTGCAGGATCAGGATCTGCTG CGCGACCTCGCCTCGCCAGGAATTAGGTTCTCAGGTCccgtggggagggggcacagggcag gactCCAGGGGCTCCACCTCCCTCCATGGGCCCCGAGCCCCACCCGCCGAAGCCCCAGACACCCTAAGAAGGCTGGCCTAGGGAGCCCCCATAGCCCATCCGAGCCGGAACTGGACCTTTTCCTGATGCTACTTGGCTGGAGAGCACAGGGGAAGTTGAGCCCTGAAGTAGCAAAGACGCCACAGGAGGAAGAGGATGCGGCCAGGAGGGAATCCCACGCCGGGCATCTGGCAGCGGCAGCAGCCCACCCTGAGCCCCAGGCTGCCCAATGGGGCAGCCCCACCTCCCCACTAACAGCGCCAGACTCTGGGAGCTCCAGGGTGGGGAGGCCTGAGGGGGTCCTGAGATCCCCACAACAAGGACCCAGCCACATGGGACTCG GTCCTGGAGCTCCTTTGTCAGATCCTGCAGACAGACTCGCTGAGCGCCAtccagttctggctactctacgCTCCCCCCAAGG AGAAAGACCTGGCTCTAGGACTCCTACAGACAGCGGTGGCTCAGCTCCTCCCTCAGCCTCTGGTCTCCATCCCAGCAGAAAAGCTCCTGCACCAGCTCCAAGAAGTCCAAGAACCACCACCACAAGAGAAGCCGCAGCCAGCTTCCAG TCAATCCCCGAAGAAAATGAAGACCCCACCTCTACCCAAAAGCGAAAAGCCAG agtaCATCGGGAAAGCGCAGGTCCTGCGGATGCCCTTGAGCCTGGACAAAGGCGAAAAACCATCAGAGGcaaaagcagggagctgagaaGTGCAGAGCCCAGCAAGGCACCTTGGCCCGCCTGGCACCAAGGCAGCTCCCAAGTCTGGGAGAACTTCGGCCCCAACCGCTTCAACAGCAGCTCCTAA
- the TBATA gene encoding protein TBATA isoform X4 has protein sequence MATEVTAQLAEHPLPSPKAELKAEKKPGHRPRSQGDGGPQRELVIPGVVDFELIPETVTTPKPQTPGSYRFGRLSHHSFFSRHHPHPQHVTHIQDLTGKPVCVVRDEFSMAPLPESTPLSRCLMGMPTISSPIGDPQSNRNPQLPSEAWKRELKELSSRVATFTKENELKTQEQKEEPLREQGAKYSAETGRLIPASAQAVGRRSSRQRSHRAGRDGGVQGFLLQDQDLLRDLASPGIRFSGPVGRGHRAGLQGLHLPPWAPSPTRRSPRHPKKAGLGSPHSPSEPELDLFLMLLGWRAQGKLSPEVAKTPQEEEDAARRESHAGHLAAAAAHPEPQAAQWGSPTSPLTAPDSGSSRVGRPEGVLRSPQQGPSHMGLGPGAPLSDPADRLAERHPVLATLRSPQGERPGSRTPTDSGGSAPPSASGLHPSRKAPAPAPRSPRTTTTREAAASFQSIPEENEDPTSTQKRKARVHRESAGPADALEPGQRRKTIRGKSRELRSAEPSKAPWPAWHQGSSQVWENFGPNRFNSSS, from the exons ATGGCTACGGAAGTGACGGCTCAGCTGGCTGAACACCCACTGCCGAG TCCAAAGGCTGAGCTGAAAGCCGAGAAGAAGCCAGGCCACAGGCCACGGAGCCAGGGGGACGgagggccacagagagagctggtgATCCCAGGAGTCGTGGATTTTGAGCTGATCCCGGAGACGGTGACGACCCCCAAGCCCCAAACCCCTGGCTCCTACCGCTTTGGCCGCCTCAGCCACCACTCCTTCTTCTCCCGGCACCACCCTCACCCTCAGCACGTGACCCACATCCAAG ATCTAACCGGGAAGCCCGTCTGTGTCGTCAGGGACGAGTTCTCTATGGCACCCTTGCCTGAGTCCACACCCTTGTCTCGCTGTCTGATGGGGATGCCCACCATCTCCAGCCCCATCGGAGACCCCCAGTCCAACCGGAACCCTCAGCTTCCTTCTG aggcctggaagagggaactCAAGGAGCTGTCTTCCCGGGTGGCCACCTTCACCAAGGAGAATGAGCTGAAGACCCAAGAG cagaaggaagagcctcTGCGGGAGCAGGGGGCAAAGTACTCGGCCGAGACGGGTAGGCTCATCCCGGCTTCCGCCCAAGCTGTTGGCCGCCGCAGCTCCCGCCAGCGGAGCCACCGCGCGGGCAGAGATGGAGGAGTGCAAGGCTTCCTCCTGCAGGATCAGGATCTGCTG CGCGACCTCGCCTCGCCAGGAATTAGGTTCTCAGGTCccgtggggagggggcacagggcag gactCCAGGGGCTCCACCTCCCTCCATGGGCCCCGAGCCCCACCCGCCGAAGCCCCAGACACCCTAAGAAGGCTGGCCTAGGGAGCCCCCATAGCCCATCCGAGCCGGAACTGGACCTTTTCCTGATGCTACTTGGCTGGAGAGCACAGGGGAAGTTGAGCCCTGAAGTAGCAAAGACGCCACAGGAGGAAGAGGATGCGGCCAGGAGGGAATCCCACGCCGGGCATCTGGCAGCGGCAGCAGCCCACCCTGAGCCCCAGGCTGCCCAATGGGGCAGCCCCACCTCCCCACTAACAGCGCCAGACTCTGGGAGCTCCAGGGTGGGGAGGCCTGAGGGGGTCCTGAGATCCCCACAACAAGGACCCAGCCACATGGGACTCG GTCCTGGAGCTCCTTTGTCAGATCCTGCAGACAGACTCGCTGAGCGCCAtccagttctggctactctacgCTCCCCCCAAGG AGAAAGACCTGGCTCTAGGACTCCTACAGACAGCGGTGGCTCAGCTCCTCCCTCAGCCTCTGGTCTCCATCCCAGCAGAAAAGCTCCTGCACCAGCTCCAAGAAGTCCAAGAACCACCACCACAAGAGAAGCCGCAGCCAGCTTCCAG TCAATCCCCGAAGAAAATGAAGACCCCACCTCTACCCAAAAGCGAAAAGCCAG agtaCATCGGGAAAGCGCAGGTCCTGCGGATGCCCTTGAGCCTGGACAAAGGCGAAAAACCATCAGAGGcaaaagcagggagctgagaaGTGCAGAGCCCAGCAAGGCACCTTGGCCCGCCTGGCACCAAGGCAGCTCCCAAGTCTGGGAGAACTTCGGCCCCAACCGCTTCAACAGCAGCTCCTAA
- the TBATA gene encoding protein TBATA isoform X2 → MATEVTAQLAEHPLPSPRLSRDESRLEQETQGPGQRSPQRAQGQRALLSISRVHLYSCRGTPSSQGRQQGVQTAISPKAELKAEKKPGHRPRSQGDGGPQRELVIPGVVDFELIPETVTTPKPQTPGSYRFGRLSHHSFFSRHHPHPQHVTHIQDLTGKPVCVVRDEFSMAPLPESTPLSRCLMGMPTISSPIGDPQSNRNPQLPSEAWKRELKELSSRVATFTKENELKTQEKEEPLREQGAKYSAETGRLIPASAQAVGRRSSRQRSHRAGRDGGVQGFLLQDQDLLRDLASPGIRFSGPVGRGHRAGLQGLHLPPWAPSPTRRSPRHPKKAGLGSPHSPSEPELDLFLMLLGWRAQGKLSPEVAKTPQEEEDAARRESHAGHLAAAAAHPEPQAAQWGSPTSPLTAPDSGSSRVGRPEGVLRSPQQGPSHMGLGPGAPLSDPADRLAERHPVLATLRSPQGERPGSRTPTDSGGSAPPSASGLHPSRKAPAPAPRSPRTTTTREAAASFQSIPEENEDPTSTQKRKARVHRESAGPADALEPGQRRKTIRGKSRELRSAEPSKAPWPAWHQGSSQVWENFGPNRFNSSS, encoded by the exons ATGGCTACGGAAGTGACGGCTCAGCTGGCTGAACACCCACTGCCGAG tccCAGACTCTCTAGAGACGAATCGAGACTGGAACAGGAAACCCAGGGGCCGGGCCAGCGGAGTCCCCAGAGGGCCCAGGGGCAGCGAGCGCTGCTTAGCATATCCAGAGTCCATCTGTACTCCTGCAGAGGGACACCCTCCAGCCAGGGCCGCCAGCAGGGAGTGCAGACAGCCATCAG TCCAAAGGCTGAGCTGAAAGCCGAGAAGAAGCCAGGCCACAGGCCACGGAGCCAGGGGGACGgagggccacagagagagctggtgATCCCAGGAGTCGTGGATTTTGAGCTGATCCCGGAGACGGTGACGACCCCCAAGCCCCAAACCCCTGGCTCCTACCGCTTTGGCCGCCTCAGCCACCACTCCTTCTTCTCCCGGCACCACCCTCACCCTCAGCACGTGACCCACATCCAAG ATCTAACCGGGAAGCCCGTCTGTGTCGTCAGGGACGAGTTCTCTATGGCACCCTTGCCTGAGTCCACACCCTTGTCTCGCTGTCTGATGGGGATGCCCACCATCTCCAGCCCCATCGGAGACCCCCAGTCCAACCGGAACCCTCAGCTTCCTTCTG aggcctggaagagggaactCAAGGAGCTGTCTTCCCGGGTGGCCACCTTCACCAAGGAGAATGAGCTGAAGACCCAAGAG aaggaagagcctcTGCGGGAGCAGGGGGCAAAGTACTCGGCCGAGACGGGTAGGCTCATCCCGGCTTCCGCCCAAGCTGTTGGCCGCCGCAGCTCCCGCCAGCGGAGCCACCGCGCGGGCAGAGATGGAGGAGTGCAAGGCTTCCTCCTGCAGGATCAGGATCTGCTG CGCGACCTCGCCTCGCCAGGAATTAGGTTCTCAGGTCccgtggggagggggcacagggcag gactCCAGGGGCTCCACCTCCCTCCATGGGCCCCGAGCCCCACCCGCCGAAGCCCCAGACACCCTAAGAAGGCTGGCCTAGGGAGCCCCCATAGCCCATCCGAGCCGGAACTGGACCTTTTCCTGATGCTACTTGGCTGGAGAGCACAGGGGAAGTTGAGCCCTGAAGTAGCAAAGACGCCACAGGAGGAAGAGGATGCGGCCAGGAGGGAATCCCACGCCGGGCATCTGGCAGCGGCAGCAGCCCACCCTGAGCCCCAGGCTGCCCAATGGGGCAGCCCCACCTCCCCACTAACAGCGCCAGACTCTGGGAGCTCCAGGGTGGGGAGGCCTGAGGGGGTCCTGAGATCCCCACAACAAGGACCCAGCCACATGGGACTCG GTCCTGGAGCTCCTTTGTCAGATCCTGCAGACAGACTCGCTGAGCGCCAtccagttctggctactctacgCTCCCCCCAAGG AGAAAGACCTGGCTCTAGGACTCCTACAGACAGCGGTGGCTCAGCTCCTCCCTCAGCCTCTGGTCTCCATCCCAGCAGAAAAGCTCCTGCACCAGCTCCAAGAAGTCCAAGAACCACCACCACAAGAGAAGCCGCAGCCAGCTTCCAG TCAATCCCCGAAGAAAATGAAGACCCCACCTCTACCCAAAAGCGAAAAGCCAG agtaCATCGGGAAAGCGCAGGTCCTGCGGATGCCCTTGAGCCTGGACAAAGGCGAAAAACCATCAGAGGcaaaagcagggagctgagaaGTGCAGAGCCCAGCAAGGCACCTTGGCCCGCCTGGCACCAAGGCAGCTCCCAAGTCTGGGAGAACTTCGGCCCCAACCGCTTCAACAGCAGCTCCTAA
- the TBATA gene encoding protein TBATA isoform X3, with amino-acid sequence MATEVTAQLAEHPLPRLSRDESRLEQETQGPGQRSPQRAQGQRALLSISRVHLYSCRGTPSSQGRQQGVQTAISPKAELKAEKKPGHRPRSQGDGGPQRELVIPGVVDFELIPETVTTPKPQTPGSYRFGRLSHHSFFSRHHPHPQHVTHIQDLTGKPVCVVRDEFSMAPLPESTPLSRCLMGMPTISSPIGDPQSNRNPQLPSEAWKRELKELSSRVATFTKENELKTQEQKEEPLREQGAKYSAETGRLIPASAQAVGRRSSRQRSHRAGRDGGVQGFLLQDQDLLRDLASPGIRFSGPVGRGHRAGLQGLHLPPWAPSPTRRSPRHPKKAGLGSPHSPSEPELDLFLMLLGWRAQGKLSPEVAKTPQEEEDAARRESHAGHLAAAAAHPEPQAAQWGSPTSPLTAPDSGSSRVGRPEGVLRSPQQGPSHMGLGPGAPLSDPADRLAERHPVLATLRSPQGERPGSRTPTDSGGSAPPSASGLHPSRKAPAPAPRSPRTTTTREAAASFQSIPEENEDPTSTQKRKARVHRESAGPADALEPGQRRKTIRGKSRELRSAEPSKAPWPAWHQGSSQVWENFGPNRFNSSS; translated from the exons ATGGCTACGGAAGTGACGGCTCAGCTGGCTGAACACCCACTGCCGAG ACTCTCTAGAGACGAATCGAGACTGGAACAGGAAACCCAGGGGCCGGGCCAGCGGAGTCCCCAGAGGGCCCAGGGGCAGCGAGCGCTGCTTAGCATATCCAGAGTCCATCTGTACTCCTGCAGAGGGACACCCTCCAGCCAGGGCCGCCAGCAGGGAGTGCAGACAGCCATCAG TCCAAAGGCTGAGCTGAAAGCCGAGAAGAAGCCAGGCCACAGGCCACGGAGCCAGGGGGACGgagggccacagagagagctggtgATCCCAGGAGTCGTGGATTTTGAGCTGATCCCGGAGACGGTGACGACCCCCAAGCCCCAAACCCCTGGCTCCTACCGCTTTGGCCGCCTCAGCCACCACTCCTTCTTCTCCCGGCACCACCCTCACCCTCAGCACGTGACCCACATCCAAG ATCTAACCGGGAAGCCCGTCTGTGTCGTCAGGGACGAGTTCTCTATGGCACCCTTGCCTGAGTCCACACCCTTGTCTCGCTGTCTGATGGGGATGCCCACCATCTCCAGCCCCATCGGAGACCCCCAGTCCAACCGGAACCCTCAGCTTCCTTCTG aggcctggaagagggaactCAAGGAGCTGTCTTCCCGGGTGGCCACCTTCACCAAGGAGAATGAGCTGAAGACCCAAGAG cagaaggaagagcctcTGCGGGAGCAGGGGGCAAAGTACTCGGCCGAGACGGGTAGGCTCATCCCGGCTTCCGCCCAAGCTGTTGGCCGCCGCAGCTCCCGCCAGCGGAGCCACCGCGCGGGCAGAGATGGAGGAGTGCAAGGCTTCCTCCTGCAGGATCAGGATCTGCTG CGCGACCTCGCCTCGCCAGGAATTAGGTTCTCAGGTCccgtggggagggggcacagggcag gactCCAGGGGCTCCACCTCCCTCCATGGGCCCCGAGCCCCACCCGCCGAAGCCCCAGACACCCTAAGAAGGCTGGCCTAGGGAGCCCCCATAGCCCATCCGAGCCGGAACTGGACCTTTTCCTGATGCTACTTGGCTGGAGAGCACAGGGGAAGTTGAGCCCTGAAGTAGCAAAGACGCCACAGGAGGAAGAGGATGCGGCCAGGAGGGAATCCCACGCCGGGCATCTGGCAGCGGCAGCAGCCCACCCTGAGCCCCAGGCTGCCCAATGGGGCAGCCCCACCTCCCCACTAACAGCGCCAGACTCTGGGAGCTCCAGGGTGGGGAGGCCTGAGGGGGTCCTGAGATCCCCACAACAAGGACCCAGCCACATGGGACTCG GTCCTGGAGCTCCTTTGTCAGATCCTGCAGACAGACTCGCTGAGCGCCAtccagttctggctactctacgCTCCCCCCAAGG AGAAAGACCTGGCTCTAGGACTCCTACAGACAGCGGTGGCTCAGCTCCTCCCTCAGCCTCTGGTCTCCATCCCAGCAGAAAAGCTCCTGCACCAGCTCCAAGAAGTCCAAGAACCACCACCACAAGAGAAGCCGCAGCCAGCTTCCAG TCAATCCCCGAAGAAAATGAAGACCCCACCTCTACCCAAAAGCGAAAAGCCAG agtaCATCGGGAAAGCGCAGGTCCTGCGGATGCCCTTGAGCCTGGACAAAGGCGAAAAACCATCAGAGGcaaaagcagggagctgagaaGTGCAGAGCCCAGCAAGGCACCTTGGCCCGCCTGGCACCAAGGCAGCTCCCAAGTCTGGGAGAACTTCGGCCCCAACCGCTTCAACAGCAGCTCCTAA
- the TBATA gene encoding protein TBATA isoform X6: MATEVTAQLAEHPLPSPKAELKAEKKPGHRPRSQGDGGPQRELVIPGVVDFELIPETVTTPKPQTPGSYRFGRLSHHSFFSRHHPHPQHVTHIQDLTGKPVCVVRDEFSMAPLPESTPLSRCLMGMPTISSPIGDPQSNRNPQLPSEAWKRELKELSSRVATFTKENELKTQEQKEEPLREQGAKYSAETGRLIPASAQAVGRRSSRQRSHRAGRDGGVQGFLLQDQDLLVLELLCQILQTDSLSAIQFWLLYAPPKEKDLALGLLQTAVAQLLPQPLVSIPAEKLLHQLQEVQEPPPQEKPQPASSQSPKKMKTPPLPKSEKPEYIGKAQVLRMPLSLDKGEKPSEAKAGS, translated from the exons ATGGCTACGGAAGTGACGGCTCAGCTGGCTGAACACCCACTGCCGAG TCCAAAGGCTGAGCTGAAAGCCGAGAAGAAGCCAGGCCACAGGCCACGGAGCCAGGGGGACGgagggccacagagagagctggtgATCCCAGGAGTCGTGGATTTTGAGCTGATCCCGGAGACGGTGACGACCCCCAAGCCCCAAACCCCTGGCTCCTACCGCTTTGGCCGCCTCAGCCACCACTCCTTCTTCTCCCGGCACCACCCTCACCCTCAGCACGTGACCCACATCCAAG ATCTAACCGGGAAGCCCGTCTGTGTCGTCAGGGACGAGTTCTCTATGGCACCCTTGCCTGAGTCCACACCCTTGTCTCGCTGTCTGATGGGGATGCCCACCATCTCCAGCCCCATCGGAGACCCCCAGTCCAACCGGAACCCTCAGCTTCCTTCTG aggcctggaagagggaactCAAGGAGCTGTCTTCCCGGGTGGCCACCTTCACCAAGGAGAATGAGCTGAAGACCCAAGAG cagaaggaagagcctcTGCGGGAGCAGGGGGCAAAGTACTCGGCCGAGACGGGTAGGCTCATCCCGGCTTCCGCCCAAGCTGTTGGCCGCCGCAGCTCCCGCCAGCGGAGCCACCGCGCGGGCAGAGATGGAGGAGTGCAAGGCTTCCTCCTGCAGGATCAGGATCTGCTG GTCCTGGAGCTCCTTTGTCAGATCCTGCAGACAGACTCGCTGAGCGCCAtccagttctggctactctacgCTCCCCCCAAGG AGAAAGACCTGGCTCTAGGACTCCTACAGACAGCGGTGGCTCAGCTCCTCCCTCAGCCTCTGGTCTCCATCCCAGCAGAAAAGCTCCTGCACCAGCTCCAAGAAGTCCAAGAACCACCACCACAAGAGAAGCCGCAGCCAGCTTCCAG TCAATCCCCGAAGAAAATGAAGACCCCACCTCTACCCAAAAGCGAAAAGCCAG agtaCATCGGGAAAGCGCAGGTCCTGCGGATGCCCTTGAGCCTGGACAAAGGCGAAAAACCATCAGAGGcaaaagcagggagctga